The Roseovarius indicus genome has a segment encoding these proteins:
- the sufC gene encoding Fe-S cluster assembly ATPase SufC, which produces MLEIKNLHVGLEEEDKQILKGVDLKVGAGEVHAIMGPNGSGKSTLSYVLSGRDGYEVTEGSATLLGEELLDMEPEERAAAGLFLAFQYPVEIPGVGNMTFMRTALNAQRKARGEEEMSAADFLKLVREKAKTLKIDADMLKRPVNVGFSGGEKKRNEVLQMAVLEPKMCILDETDSGLDVDAMKLVSDGVNALRDAGRSFLVITHYQRLLNHIQPDVVHIMSEGRIIKTGGPELALEVEENGYADLRGEVA; this is translated from the coding sequence ATGTTGGAAATCAAGAACTTGCACGTCGGTCTTGAAGAAGAGGACAAGCAGATTCTGAAAGGCGTCGACCTGAAGGTTGGCGCGGGCGAGGTGCACGCGATCATGGGCCCGAACGGCTCGGGCAAGTCGACGCTGAGCTATGTTCTGTCGGGCCGGGATGGCTATGAGGTGACCGAGGGCAGCGCCACGCTTCTGGGTGAGGAACTGCTCGACATGGAGCCGGAAGAGCGCGCCGCGGCGGGGCTGTTCCTGGCGTTCCAGTACCCGGTGGAAATTCCGGGCGTGGGCAACATGACCTTCATGCGCACCGCGCTGAACGCACAGCGCAAGGCGCGTGGCGAGGAGGAGATGAGCGCGGCCGATTTCCTCAAGCTGGTGCGCGAGAAGGCGAAGACGCTGAAGATCGACGCCGACATGCTGAAACGGCCGGTGAACGTGGGCTTCTCGGGTGGCGAGAAGAAGCGCAACGAGGTGCTGCAAATGGCGGTGCTGGAGCCGAAGATGTGCATTCTCGACGAGACGGATTCGGGCCTCGACGTGGACGCGATGAAGCTGGTGTCGGACGGGGTGAACGCCCTGCGCGACGCGGGCCGGAGCTTCCTTGTCATCACCCACTACCAGCGGCTGCTGAACCACATTCAGCCGGACGTGGTGCACATCATGTCCGAGGGCCGGATCATCAAGACAGGCGGGCCCGAGCTGGCGCTGGAAGTCGAAGAGAACGGTTATGCGGACCTGCGCGGGGAGGTGGCCTGA
- a CDS encoding cysteine desulfurase family protein, which produces MARVYLDHNATAPLRPEAREAMVAAMDVVGNPSSVHAEGRAAKALVERARAQVAEAVGCKPQEVVFTSGATEAARVMERWPGPVEVQETAHDALWAQRRAGEGVPLYAMGLANSETGIVTEPGMGEGAAREGALLLDITQAVGRIPFSFAWSGADLAVLSAHKLGGPKGIGALIVKQGVDFAPLTPGGGQEMGRRSGTENIIGIAGFGAAIEAALRDQAEGVWAEVEKFRNILETLLEESARETIFVGKSDRRLPNTACFISEGWKGETQVMAMDLAGFAISAGSACSSGKVKASRVLGAMGYDDTQAASAVRVSLGPGTSEDDVTRFAETWARQQAKHRARAA; this is translated from the coding sequence GTGGCCCGGGTGTACCTGGATCATAACGCGACGGCGCCGCTGAGGCCGGAGGCGCGCGAGGCGATGGTGGCGGCGATGGATGTCGTGGGCAACCCGTCGAGCGTGCATGCCGAGGGGCGGGCGGCCAAGGCGCTGGTCGAGCGGGCGCGGGCGCAGGTGGCCGAGGCCGTGGGGTGCAAGCCGCAGGAGGTGGTGTTCACGTCAGGCGCGACGGAAGCCGCGCGGGTGATGGAGCGCTGGCCGGGGCCGGTGGAGGTGCAGGAAACGGCGCATGACGCGCTTTGGGCGCAAAGGCGTGCGGGCGAGGGCGTTCCGCTTTACGCCATGGGGCTGGCGAATTCCGAGACGGGGATCGTGACCGAGCCCGGCATGGGGGAAGGTGCGGCGCGCGAGGGGGCGCTTCTGCTTGACATCACGCAGGCGGTGGGGCGTATTCCGTTTTCCTTCGCCTGGAGCGGCGCCGACCTGGCCGTTCTGTCGGCGCACAAGCTTGGCGGGCCCAAGGGAATTGGCGCGCTGATCGTCAAGCAGGGGGTGGATTTCGCCCCGCTGACGCCCGGTGGCGGACAGGAGATGGGCCGCCGGTCGGGCACGGAAAACATCATTGGAATCGCGGGCTTCGGGGCCGCAATTGAAGCGGCGCTCAGGGACCAGGCCGAGGGGGTCTGGGCCGAGGTCGAGAAATTTAGAAACATTCTAGAAACTTTGCTTGAGGAATCCGCGAGAGAGACTATTTTTGTCGGGAAATCGGATCGGCGTCTGCCCAACACCGCGTGTTTCATTTCCGAAGGCTGGAAAGGCGAAACACAGGTGATGGCGATGGATCTGGCGGGGTTTGCCATATCCGCAGGCTCGGCCTGTTCCAGCGGCAAGGTGAAGGCGAGCCGGGTTCTGGGGGCGATGGGCTATGACGACACGCAGGCGGCGAGCGCCGTGCGGGTCTCTCTTGGCCCCGGGACGAGTGAAGACGACGTGACACGCTTTGCCGAAACATGGGCAAGGCAGCAAGCCAAGCATCGCGCCCGCGCGGCGTGA
- the sufB gene encoding Fe-S cluster assembly protein SufB, translating into MAALDETRVKEGVDKETVDAVREAGTYKHGWETEIETEYAPKGLTTDIVRLISEKNGEPEWMTDWRLAAYERWLQKTEPDWAMVDYPQIDFQNQYYYARPKSMETKPKSLDEVDPKLLETYEKLGIPLKEQMILAGVEGAEEAPAEARESDRKVAVDAVFDSVSVGTTFQKELQKAGVIFCSISEAIREHPELVKKYLGSVVPVSDNFYATLNSAVFSDGSFVYVPPGVRCPMELSTYFRINAENTGQFERTLIIADKGSYVSYLEGCTAPQRDTSQLHAAVVEIVVEEDAEVKYSTVQNWFPGDENGKGGIYNFVTKRADCRGDRAKVMWTQVETGSAVTWKYPSCILRGNESQGEFYSIAITNNHQQADTGTKMVHLGKDTRSRIVSKGISAGKAQNTYRGLVSMHPKAKNSRNYTQCDSLLIGSECGAHTVPYIEVKNNSSRVEHEATTSKVDDDQMFYCRQRGMDEEEAVALVVNGFCKDVLQALPMEFAMEAQQLVAISLEGSVG; encoded by the coding sequence ATGGCGGCACTGGACGAAACACGCGTGAAGGAAGGCGTCGACAAGGAAACGGTCGATGCGGTCCGCGAGGCCGGCACCTACAAGCACGGCTGGGAAACCGAGATCGAGACGGAATATGCGCCGAAGGGTCTGACGACCGATATCGTGCGGCTGATTTCCGAGAAGAACGGCGAGCCCGAATGGATGACCGACTGGCGGCTGGCGGCCTATGAGCGCTGGCTGCAGAAGACAGAGCCCGACTGGGCGATGGTCGATTATCCGCAGATCGACTTTCAGAACCAGTATTACTATGCCCGCCCCAAGAGCATGGAGACGAAGCCCAAGTCGCTGGACGAGGTGGACCCCAAGCTGTTGGAAACCTACGAGAAACTGGGCATTCCGCTGAAGGAGCAGATGATCCTTGCGGGTGTCGAAGGGGCCGAGGAGGCCCCGGCGGAGGCGCGCGAGAGTGACCGGAAGGTGGCCGTCGATGCGGTGTTTGATTCCGTCAGTGTCGGGACCACGTTCCAGAAGGAGCTGCAGAAGGCGGGCGTGATCTTCTGCTCGATTTCCGAGGCGATCCGGGAGCATCCGGAGCTGGTGAAGAAATACCTCGGGTCGGTCGTGCCGGTGAGCGACAACTTCTATGCAACGCTCAACTCGGCCGTCTTCTCGGATGGCTCGTTCGTCTACGTGCCGCCGGGGGTGCGCTGCCCGATGGAGCTGTCAACCTATTTCCGGATCAATGCCGAGAATACCGGGCAGTTCGAGCGGACGCTGATCATCGCCGACAAGGGCTCTTACGTGAGCTATCTCGAGGGCTGCACCGCGCCGCAGCGGGACACCAGCCAGCTTCATGCCGCGGTGGTCGAGATCGTGGTCGAGGAAGACGCCGAGGTGAAGTATTCGACCGTTCAGAACTGGTTCCCGGGTGACGAGAACGGCAAGGGCGGTATCTACAACTTCGTCACCAAGCGGGCCGATTGCCGGGGCGATAGGGCCAAGGTGATGTGGACGCAGGTGGAGACCGGCTCGGCGGTGACGTGGAAGTATCCGAGCTGCATCCTGCGCGGGAATGAAAGCCAGGGCGAGTTCTATTCGATCGCGATCACCAACAACCATCAACAGGCCGATACCGGCACCAAGATGGTGCATCTCGGGAAGGATACCCGGTCGCGGATCGTCTCGAAAGGCATCAGCGCGGGCAAGGCGCAGAACACCTATCGTGGGCTTGTTTCGATGCACCCGAAGGCGAAGAACAGCCGGAACTACACGCAGTGCGACAGCCTTCTCATCGGCAGCGAGTGCGGGGCGCACACGGTGCCTTATATCGAGGTGAAGAACAACTCATCCCGGGTGGAGCACGAGGCCACCACCTCGAAGGTGGATGACGACCAGATGTTCTATTGCCGCCAGCGCGGCATGGACGAGGAGGAGGCGGTGGCGCTTGTCGTCAACGGTTTCTGCAAGGACGTGCTGCAGGCCCTGCCGATGGAATTTGCCATGGAAGCGCAACAGCTTGTGGCGATTTCGCTGGAAGGGTCGGTGGGCTGA
- a CDS encoding alpha/beta hydrolase, whose translation MPEVIFPGPEGRLEGRYHPQREKDAPIAIVLHPHPQFGGTMNNKVVYNLHYAFYNMGFTVLRFNFRGVGRSQGEYDQGVGELSDAASALDYLQSMNNNSKHCWVAGFSFGAWIGMQLLMRRPEITGFISVSPPANMYDFSFLAPCPSSGLIINGGADRVAPPADTKSLVSKLQEQQGITVTHEEIDGSGHFFEEPYMDTMIETVSDYVKRRLTETTR comes from the coding sequence ATGCCCGAGGTAATATTTCCCGGACCGGAAGGCCGGCTCGAAGGCCGTTATCACCCCCAACGCGAAAAAGACGCCCCCATAGCCATCGTGCTGCACCCGCACCCGCAATTCGGCGGCACGATGAACAACAAGGTCGTCTACAACCTGCACTACGCCTTCTACAACATGGGCTTCACCGTGCTGCGGTTCAATTTCCGCGGCGTCGGGCGCAGCCAGGGCGAGTATGACCAGGGCGTGGGCGAGCTGTCCGATGCCGCCTCCGCGCTCGACTACCTGCAGTCGATGAACAACAACTCCAAGCATTGCTGGGTCGCGGGCTTCTCCTTCGGCGCCTGGATCGGCATGCAATTGCTGATGCGCCGGCCCGAGATCACCGGGTTCATCTCCGTCTCGCCGCCCGCCAACATGTACGACTTCTCGTTCCTCGCGCCCTGCCCCTCCTCGGGCCTCATCATCAACGGCGGCGCCGACCGTGTCGCGCCCCCGGCCGACACCAAGTCGCTCGTCTCGAAGCTGCAGGAACAGCAGGGCATCACCGTCACTCACGAGGAAATCGACGGCTCCGGCCACTTCTTCGAAGAGCCTTACATGGACACCATGATCGAGACGGTCAGCGATTACGTGAAACGGCGGCTGACCGAAACCACGAGGTAA
- the sufD gene encoding Fe-S cluster assembly protein SufD, with translation MALPQKKLDATEARLEGLSLPEGAAWATTAREAALGRVKAMGLPERRDEYWKYTRPDTLVQADVPPAATFDSDEAPMYEGVDRLKIVFVDGKFDEAASDDLSLEGVTIERLSEAAKSDIHWAKDVYGVLEERGQTPVERPLAALNTALAEDGLLIHVTGKVSKPINLIYHHRSEVSDAILHHAIKLDEGADLTVLENGPAAARFNKVMEVDVADGAGFHHVRTQGRDHERRAATHIFARLGKESTFKTFTLTVNGVLTRNECVVEMLGDDAAAHIAGACVGDGDFHHDDTVFVTHDAVNCESRQVFKKVLRNGAKGVFQGKILVKPGAQKTDGYQISQSLLLDDDSEFDAKPELEIYADDVACSHGSTSGAIDEEGLFYLRARGVPKEIATDLLTLAFLAEAVQEIEDETLREELVGRLDAWLQRRRG, from the coding sequence ATGGCGTTGCCGCAGAAGAAGCTGGACGCGACGGAAGCGCGGCTGGAGGGCCTGAGCCTGCCCGAGGGGGCGGCCTGGGCCACGACGGCGCGCGAGGCGGCGCTTGGCCGGGTGAAGGCGATGGGCCTGCCCGAGCGGCGCGACGAGTACTGGAAATACACCCGGCCCGATACGCTGGTGCAGGCGGATGTGCCGCCGGCGGCGACGTTCGATTCGGACGAGGCGCCGATGTACGAGGGTGTCGACCGGCTGAAGATCGTCTTTGTCGACGGGAAGTTCGATGAAGCCGCGAGCGATGACCTGAGCCTCGAGGGCGTCACCATCGAGCGGCTGAGCGAGGCGGCGAAGAGCGATATCCACTGGGCCAAGGACGTCTATGGCGTGCTGGAAGAGCGGGGGCAGACCCCGGTCGAGCGGCCGCTGGCGGCGCTGAATACGGCGCTGGCCGAGGATGGGCTGCTGATCCATGTGACCGGCAAGGTGAGCAAGCCGATCAACCTGATTTATCACCATAGATCAGAGGTTTCCGATGCGATCCTGCACCATGCCATCAAGCTGGACGAGGGCGCCGACCTGACGGTGCTGGAGAACGGCCCGGCGGCGGCGCGGTTCAACAAGGTGATGGAGGTGGACGTGGCCGATGGCGCGGGCTTCCACCATGTGCGCACGCAAGGCCGCGACCATGAGCGGCGGGCGGCGACGCATATCTTCGCAAGGCTCGGCAAGGAGAGCACGTTCAAGACGTTTACCCTGACGGTGAACGGCGTGCTGACGCGCAACGAGTGTGTCGTGGAGATGCTGGGCGACGATGCCGCCGCGCATATCGCGGGCGCCTGTGTCGGCGATGGCGATTTCCACCATGACGACACGGTGTTCGTGACCCATGACGCGGTGAATTGCGAAAGCCGGCAGGTGTTCAAGAAGGTGCTGCGGAACGGCGCGAAAGGCGTGTTCCAGGGCAAGATCCTCGTGAAGCCGGGCGCGCAGAAGACCGACGGCTACCAGATCAGCCAGTCGTTGTTGCTGGATGACGATAGCGAGTTCGACGCCAAGCCGGAGCTCGAGATCTATGCCGATGACGTGGCCTGTTCGCACGGGTCCACCAGCGGCGCGATCGACGAGGAAGGGCTGTTCTATCTTCGCGCGCGGGGCGTGCCGAAGGAGATCGCGACCGACCTGCTGACGCTCGCCTTCCTGGCCGAGGCCGTGCAGGAGATCGAGGACGAGACCCTGCGCGAAGAGCTTGTCGGCCGGCTGGACGCCTGGCTGCAGCGCCGGCGCGGCTGA
- a CDS encoding YIP1 family protein produces the protein MNFAWFRAMLRLTLTNPRQAGYAVIDMQFPVQGLWIALMLVSVLLSLLVSAVFHSAPLPPGDLGQLIEMSPAYHTPLLFAVLNWAQALVSVFLLHWIGRSFGGQGELADMLAVMIWLQVVSLVLAVVLFLVGLILPLVGGLMMIAAFFWGLWATLALVAAANRFDSLLKSAGVCVVTVVAFSIGMTILSAMFGGLGMTGR, from the coding sequence ATGAATTTTGCCTGGTTCCGGGCGATGTTGCGCCTGACGCTGACCAATCCGCGGCAGGCGGGCTATGCGGTGATCGACATGCAGTTCCCCGTGCAGGGGCTGTGGATCGCGCTGATGCTGGTGTCGGTGCTGCTGTCGCTGCTGGTCTCGGCGGTGTTTCATTCGGCGCCGTTGCCGCCGGGCGACCTGGGCCAGCTGATCGAGATGTCGCCGGCCTATCACACGCCGCTGCTTTTCGCGGTTCTGAACTGGGCGCAGGCGCTGGTGTCGGTGTTCCTGCTGCACTGGATCGGGCGCAGCTTTGGCGGGCAGGGCGAGCTGGCCGATATGCTGGCGGTGATGATCTGGCTTCAGGTCGTGTCGCTGGTGCTGGCGGTGGTGCTGTTCCTGGTGGGGCTGATCCTGCCGCTGGTGGGCGGGCTGATGATGATCGCCGCGTTTTTCTGGGGGCTGTGGGCCACGCTTGCGCTGGTCGCCGCCGCCAATCGATTCGACAGCCTGCTGAAATCGGCGGGCGTGTGCGTGGTGACGGTGGTGGCCTTCTCCATCGGTATGACGATCCTGTCCGCGATGTTCGGCGGGCTGGGGATGACAGGGAGATGA
- a CDS encoding Rrf2 family transcriptional regulator, producing the protein MKLSTKGRYAMVALVDIALSQKDGLVTLGEISKRQKVSLPYLEQLFVKLRRAELVESVRGPGGGYRLARPAAEIRISEVLQAVDETVDALHKGAGASGGTSGSRAQSMANRLWEGLSAHVYVFLHQTRLSDVVDNSLTPCPIVPTLVPVVDDQ; encoded by the coding sequence ATGAAACTCAGCACGAAGGGGCGCTACGCGATGGTGGCGCTTGTGGACATCGCTCTCAGCCAGAAGGACGGGCTGGTGACATTGGGCGAAATCTCGAAACGGCAGAAGGTGTCGCTGCCCTACCTGGAGCAGTTGTTCGTCAAGCTGCGCCGGGCGGAGCTGGTGGAATCGGTGCGCGGGCCCGGTGGCGGGTATCGCCTTGCGCGGCCGGCGGCGGAGATCCGCATAAGCGAGGTGCTGCAGGCGGTCGACGAGACGGTCGACGCGCTGCACAAGGGGGCGGGGGCGTCGGGCGGCACGTCGGGCTCGCGGGCGCAGTCGATGGCGAACCGGCTGTGGGAGGGGCTGTCGGCGCATGTCTACGTGTTCCTGCACCAGACGCGGCTGTCGGACGTGGTGGACAATTCGCTGACGCCATGCCCGATCGTGCCGACGCTGGTGCCGGTGGTCGACGATCAGTGA
- a CDS encoding cupin domain-containing protein, whose translation MTHPVLNVEDAPAIPTRPPEGSTRFGATVAPMGAAIGSGGLGAMYTVVEPGKRAFPFHNHLGNDEMFVIMEGTGTYRFGEAEYPVRAGDVCAAPRGGPETAHQLINTGDSALKYLSISTLDDPDVVEYPDSGKFAAIAIAPGADFREAHIRFVGRKETSGDYWEGEE comes from the coding sequence ATGACCCACCCCGTACTGAACGTGGAAGACGCGCCGGCGATTCCGACGCGGCCGCCGGAAGGCAGCACGCGGTTCGGCGCGACCGTGGCGCCGATGGGTGCGGCGATCGGGTCGGGCGGTCTGGGGGCGATGTACACGGTCGTCGAGCCGGGCAAGCGGGCCTTTCCGTTTCACAACCATCTGGGCAATGACGAGATGTTCGTGATCATGGAAGGGACAGGTACCTATCGGTTCGGCGAGGCGGAATACCCGGTGCGGGCCGGTGATGTCTGTGCGGCGCCACGGGGCGGGCCCGAGACCGCGCACCAGCTGATAAATACGGGCGACAGCGCGTTGAAATACCTCAGTATTTCGACGTTGGACGACCCCGATGTGGTGGAGTACCCCGATAGCGGCAAATTCGCCGCCATCGCCATCGCGCCGGGGGCGGATTTCCGGGAAGCCCATATTCGCTTCGTCGGCCGCAAGGAGACGAGCGGCGATTACTGGGAGGGCGAGGAATGA
- a CDS encoding heavy metal-binding domain-containing protein, whose translation MIVTTTNTIEGHRITDYKGIVVGEAIMGANVVRDVFASITDIVGGRSGAYESKLQDARDTAMNELEARAAALGANAVVGVDLDYEVVGQSMLMVSASGTAVVIE comes from the coding sequence ATGATCGTCACGACGACCAATACCATCGAAGGCCACAGGATCACCGACTACAAGGGGATCGTGGTGGGCGAGGCGATCATGGGGGCGAATGTCGTGCGCGACGTTTTCGCCTCGATCACCGATATCGTCGGCGGGCGCTCGGGCGCCTATGAAAGCAAGCTTCAGGATGCGCGCGACACGGCGATGAACGAGCTGGAGGCGCGGGCGGCGGCGTTGGGCGCGAATGCGGTTGTCGGCGTCGACCTGGATTACGAGGTGGTGGGGCAGTCGATGCTGATGGTGTCGGCGAGCGGCACCGCCGTGGTGATCGAGTAA
- a CDS encoding HD domain-containing protein has protein sequence MTDATLDARIAFLNEACRLKSVTRTTTLCDGSRYENSAEHSWHLALYAMVLEDHAPEGTDISRVIRMLLLHDIVEIDAGDTPIYGTTGHDDQAEREAEAARRLFGLLPPGQGDSFRALWEEFEAAVTPDARFAKALDRFQPPNQNLASDGIGWRENGATWDKFEARIAPSLRDTVPAFWDYIAPKVKAWFSRNG, from the coding sequence ATGACCGACGCCACCCTCGACGCAAGGATCGCCTTCCTGAACGAGGCTTGCCGCCTCAAGTCGGTCACCCGCACCACCACGCTCTGCGACGGCTCCCGCTACGAGAACTCGGCCGAACACAGCTGGCACCTCGCCCTCTACGCCATGGTGCTGGAAGACCACGCGCCCGAGGGCACCGATATCTCTCGCGTGATCCGCATGCTGCTCCTGCACGACATCGTCGAGATCGACGCGGGCGACACGCCGATCTACGGCACCACCGGCCACGACGACCAGGCCGAGCGCGAGGCAGAAGCCGCACGCCGCCTCTTCGGCCTCCTTCCCCCGGGCCAAGGCGACAGCTTCCGCGCCCTCTGGGAAGAATTCGAAGCAGCCGTTACCCCCGACGCCCGCTTCGCCAAGGCCCTCGACCGCTTCCAGCCGCCCAACCAGAACCTCGCCTCCGACGGCATCGGCTGGCGCGAAAACGGCGCCACCTGGGACAAGTTCGAAGCCCGCATCGCCCCTTCGCTGCGCGACACCGTCCCCGCCTTCTGGGACTACATCGCGCCGAAGGTGAAAGCGTGGTTCTCACGAAACGGTTGA